From Camelus dromedarius isolate mCamDro1 chromosome X, mCamDro1.pat, whole genome shotgun sequence, one genomic window encodes:
- the SLC38A5 gene encoding sodium-coupled neutral amino acid transporter 5 isoform X1 has translation MAIPSAAGMELQDPKMNGALPGGAVDYRQEREGFLPSQSPAPGRKPTQFMDFEGKTSFGMSVFNLSNAIMGSGILGLAYAMAHTGVLFFLALLLCIALLSSYSIHLLLTCAGVVGIRAYEQLGQRALGPAGKVVVAAVICLHNVGAMSSYLFIIKSELPLVIGTFLDMDPEGDWYLKGNLLIIIVSVLIILPLALMRHLGYLGYTSGLSLTCMLFFLISVIYKKFQLGCAMGRNETAAENKSAPSLLTQGLNTSCEAQMFTADSQMFYTVPIMAFAFVCHPEVLPIYTELYRPSKRRMQAVANVSIGAMFCMYGLTATFGYLTFYSSVEAEMLHMYSQQDLLILCVRLAVLLAVTLTVPVVLFPIRRALQQLLFPSKAFSWPRHVAIALILLVLVNVLVICVPTIRDIFGVIGSTSAPSLIFILPSIFYLRIIPSDVEPLYSWPKIQALCFGVLGVLFMAISLGFMFANWATGQSHVSGH, from the exons ATGGCCATCCCTTCTGCTGCGgg GATGGAACTGCAGGATCCCAAGATGAATGGAGCCCTCCCTGGGGGTGCTGTGGA CTACAGGCAGGAACGCGAGGGCTTCCTCCCCAGCCAGagtcctgctcctgggaggaagCCGACCCAGTTCATGGAT TTCGAGGGGAAGACATCGTTCGGAATGTCAGTGTTCAACCTCAGCAACGCCATCATGGGCAGCGGCATCCTGGGGCTGGCCTATGCCATGGCCCACACGGGGGTCCTCTTCTTCTT GGCCCTGCTGCTCTGCATCGCTCTTCTGTCTTCGTACTCCATCCATCTCCTGCTGACCTGTGCTGGTGTTGTAG GCATCCGAGCCTATGAACAGCTGGGCCAGAGGGCGCTGGGACCTGCGGGGAAGGTAGTGGTGGCCGCAGTCATCTGCCTGCACAATGTTGGGG CCATGTCCAGTTACCTGTTCATCATCAAATCCGAACTCCCCCTGGTTATCGGCACTTTCCTGGACATGGACCCTGAGGG GGACTGGTACTTGAAGGGAAACCTCCTCATCATCATTGTCAGTGTGCTCATCATCCTGCCACTGGCCCTCATGAGACACTTGG GCTACCTGGGGTATACCAGTGGTCTCTCTCTGACTTGTATGCTGTTTTTCCTCATTTCG gtCATCTATAAGAAGTTCCAGCTTGGCTGTGCTATGGGCCGCAATGAGACAGCAGCGGAGAACAAGAGTGCCCCAAGCCTTCTCACCCAGGGGCTCAACACGAGCTGCGAGGCCCAGATGTTCACAGCTGACTCACAG ATGTTCTACACAGTGCCCATTATGGCTTTTGCCTTCGTCTGCCACCCAGAGGTGCTGCCCATCTACACAGAACTCTACCG GCCCTCCAAGCGCAGAATGCAGGCTGTGGCCAACGTGTCCATTGGGGCCATGTTCTGCATGTATGGGCTGACAGCGACCTTTGGATACCTCACCTTCTACA GCAGCGTGGAGGCGGAGATGCTGCACATGTACAGCCAGCAGGACCTGCTCATCCTCTGTGTGCGCCTAGCCGTGCTGCTCGCGGTGACTCTCACTGTGCCAGTTGTGCTGTTCCCT ATCCGCCGGGccctgcagcagctgctcttCCCAAGCAAGGCTTTCAGCTGGCCACGCCACGTGGCCATAGCCCTGATCCTGCTTGTCTTGGTCAATGTCCTTGTCATCTGCGTGCCGACCATCCGGGATATCTTTGGGGTTATCG GCTCCACCTCAGCCCCCAGCCTCATTTTCATCCTTCCCAGCATCTTCTACCTCCGCATCATACCCTCTGATGTGGAGCCTCTCTACTCCTGGCCCAAGATCCAG GCTCTGTGTTTTGGTGTCCTGGGTGTCCTCTTCATGGCGATCAGTCTAGGTTTCATGTTTGCCAACTGGGCCACGGGCCAGAGCCATGTATCGGGACATTGA
- the SLC38A5 gene encoding sodium-coupled neutral amino acid transporter 5 isoform X3: protein MAIPSAAGMELQDPKMNGALPGGAVDYRQEREGFLPSQSPAPGRKPTQFMDFEGKTSFGMSVFNLSNAIMGSGILGLAYAMAHTGVLFFLALLLCIALLSSYSIHLLLTCAGVVGIRAYEQLGQRALGPAGKVVVAAVICLHNVGAMSSYLFIIKSELPLVIGTFLDMDPEGDWYLKGNLLIIIVSVLIILPLALMRHLGYLGYTSGLSLTCMLFFLISVIYKKFQLGCAMGRNETAAENKSAPSLLTQGLNTSCEAQMFTADSQMFYTVPIMAFAFVCHPEVLPIYTELYRPSKRRMQAVANVSIGAMFCMYGLTATFGYLTFYSSTSAPSLIFILPSIFYLRIIPSDVEPLYSWPKIQALCFGVLGVLFMAISLGFMFANWATGQSHVSGH, encoded by the exons ATGGCCATCCCTTCTGCTGCGgg GATGGAACTGCAGGATCCCAAGATGAATGGAGCCCTCCCTGGGGGTGCTGTGGA CTACAGGCAGGAACGCGAGGGCTTCCTCCCCAGCCAGagtcctgctcctgggaggaagCCGACCCAGTTCATGGAT TTCGAGGGGAAGACATCGTTCGGAATGTCAGTGTTCAACCTCAGCAACGCCATCATGGGCAGCGGCATCCTGGGGCTGGCCTATGCCATGGCCCACACGGGGGTCCTCTTCTTCTT GGCCCTGCTGCTCTGCATCGCTCTTCTGTCTTCGTACTCCATCCATCTCCTGCTGACCTGTGCTGGTGTTGTAG GCATCCGAGCCTATGAACAGCTGGGCCAGAGGGCGCTGGGACCTGCGGGGAAGGTAGTGGTGGCCGCAGTCATCTGCCTGCACAATGTTGGGG CCATGTCCAGTTACCTGTTCATCATCAAATCCGAACTCCCCCTGGTTATCGGCACTTTCCTGGACATGGACCCTGAGGG GGACTGGTACTTGAAGGGAAACCTCCTCATCATCATTGTCAGTGTGCTCATCATCCTGCCACTGGCCCTCATGAGACACTTGG GCTACCTGGGGTATACCAGTGGTCTCTCTCTGACTTGTATGCTGTTTTTCCTCATTTCG gtCATCTATAAGAAGTTCCAGCTTGGCTGTGCTATGGGCCGCAATGAGACAGCAGCGGAGAACAAGAGTGCCCCAAGCCTTCTCACCCAGGGGCTCAACACGAGCTGCGAGGCCCAGATGTTCACAGCTGACTCACAG ATGTTCTACACAGTGCCCATTATGGCTTTTGCCTTCGTCTGCCACCCAGAGGTGCTGCCCATCTACACAGAACTCTACCG GCCCTCCAAGCGCAGAATGCAGGCTGTGGCCAACGTGTCCATTGGGGCCATGTTCTGCATGTATGGGCTGACAGCGACCTTTGGATACCTCACCTTCTACA GCTCCACCTCAGCCCCCAGCCTCATTTTCATCCTTCCCAGCATCTTCTACCTCCGCATCATACCCTCTGATGTGGAGCCTCTCTACTCCTGGCCCAAGATCCAG GCTCTGTGTTTTGGTGTCCTGGGTGTCCTCTTCATGGCGATCAGTCTAGGTTTCATGTTTGCCAACTGGGCCACGGGCCAGAGCCATGTATCGGGACATTGA
- the SLC38A5 gene encoding sodium-coupled neutral amino acid transporter 5 isoform X2 → MELQDPKMNGALPGGAVDYRQEREGFLPSQSPAPGRKPTQFMDFEGKTSFGMSVFNLSNAIMGSGILGLAYAMAHTGVLFFLALLLCIALLSSYSIHLLLTCAGVVGIRAYEQLGQRALGPAGKVVVAAVICLHNVGAMSSYLFIIKSELPLVIGTFLDMDPEGDWYLKGNLLIIIVSVLIILPLALMRHLGYLGYTSGLSLTCMLFFLISVIYKKFQLGCAMGRNETAAENKSAPSLLTQGLNTSCEAQMFTADSQMFYTVPIMAFAFVCHPEVLPIYTELYRPSKRRMQAVANVSIGAMFCMYGLTATFGYLTFYSSVEAEMLHMYSQQDLLILCVRLAVLLAVTLTVPVVLFPIRRALQQLLFPSKAFSWPRHVAIALILLVLVNVLVICVPTIRDIFGVIGSTSAPSLIFILPSIFYLRIIPSDVEPLYSWPKIQALCFGVLGVLFMAISLGFMFANWATGQSHVSGH, encoded by the exons ATGGAACTGCAGGATCCCAAGATGAATGGAGCCCTCCCTGGGGGTGCTGTGGA CTACAGGCAGGAACGCGAGGGCTTCCTCCCCAGCCAGagtcctgctcctgggaggaagCCGACCCAGTTCATGGAT TTCGAGGGGAAGACATCGTTCGGAATGTCAGTGTTCAACCTCAGCAACGCCATCATGGGCAGCGGCATCCTGGGGCTGGCCTATGCCATGGCCCACACGGGGGTCCTCTTCTTCTT GGCCCTGCTGCTCTGCATCGCTCTTCTGTCTTCGTACTCCATCCATCTCCTGCTGACCTGTGCTGGTGTTGTAG GCATCCGAGCCTATGAACAGCTGGGCCAGAGGGCGCTGGGACCTGCGGGGAAGGTAGTGGTGGCCGCAGTCATCTGCCTGCACAATGTTGGGG CCATGTCCAGTTACCTGTTCATCATCAAATCCGAACTCCCCCTGGTTATCGGCACTTTCCTGGACATGGACCCTGAGGG GGACTGGTACTTGAAGGGAAACCTCCTCATCATCATTGTCAGTGTGCTCATCATCCTGCCACTGGCCCTCATGAGACACTTGG GCTACCTGGGGTATACCAGTGGTCTCTCTCTGACTTGTATGCTGTTTTTCCTCATTTCG gtCATCTATAAGAAGTTCCAGCTTGGCTGTGCTATGGGCCGCAATGAGACAGCAGCGGAGAACAAGAGTGCCCCAAGCCTTCTCACCCAGGGGCTCAACACGAGCTGCGAGGCCCAGATGTTCACAGCTGACTCACAG ATGTTCTACACAGTGCCCATTATGGCTTTTGCCTTCGTCTGCCACCCAGAGGTGCTGCCCATCTACACAGAACTCTACCG GCCCTCCAAGCGCAGAATGCAGGCTGTGGCCAACGTGTCCATTGGGGCCATGTTCTGCATGTATGGGCTGACAGCGACCTTTGGATACCTCACCTTCTACA GCAGCGTGGAGGCGGAGATGCTGCACATGTACAGCCAGCAGGACCTGCTCATCCTCTGTGTGCGCCTAGCCGTGCTGCTCGCGGTGACTCTCACTGTGCCAGTTGTGCTGTTCCCT ATCCGCCGGGccctgcagcagctgctcttCCCAAGCAAGGCTTTCAGCTGGCCACGCCACGTGGCCATAGCCCTGATCCTGCTTGTCTTGGTCAATGTCCTTGTCATCTGCGTGCCGACCATCCGGGATATCTTTGGGGTTATCG GCTCCACCTCAGCCCCCAGCCTCATTTTCATCCTTCCCAGCATCTTCTACCTCCGCATCATACCCTCTGATGTGGAGCCTCTCTACTCCTGGCCCAAGATCCAG GCTCTGTGTTTTGGTGTCCTGGGTGTCCTCTTCATGGCGATCAGTCTAGGTTTCATGTTTGCCAACTGGGCCACGGGCCAGAGCCATGTATCGGGACATTGA